The following are from one region of the Halodesulfurarchaeum sp. HSR-GB genome:
- a CDS encoding OB-fold domain-containing protein — protein MSDEPARDAGYDDFLDAIAAGEPYYLECPEGHGSLPPRQVCPDCGATELSESGLPEVGTIVAHNVVHVPTPRFLDDTPYATAIVDFGPVNVTGQVRGIDPQDVENGQEVTITIGETETDGDRLVVFEPV, from the coding sequence ATGAGCGACGAACCCGCCCGGGACGCCGGCTACGACGACTTCCTCGATGCCATCGCGGCGGGCGAACCCTACTACCTGGAGTGCCCAGAGGGACACGGCTCGCTACCACCGCGGCAGGTCTGTCCCGACTGTGGCGCAACTGAACTCTCCGAATCGGGACTTCCCGAGGTCGGGACGATCGTGGCCCACAACGTCGTCCACGTTCCCACCCCACGGTTCCTGGACGATACGCCCTATGCCACCGCGATCGTGGACTTCGGACCTGTCAACGTGACTGGCCAGGTTCGCGGCATCGACCCCCAGGATGTCGAGAACGGTCAGGAAGTGACGATCACGATCGGTGAAACCGAGACCGACGGCGATCGACTCGTCGTCTTCGAACCGGTCTGA
- a CDS encoding NADH-quinone oxidoreductase subunit N, which translates to MVELPYLTPQYLFAITAMALLIADTIYPKSRRPDLLAAIAGIGPALVALSSAWFLAAGTGQAATVPALFEGMVVVDGMSLFFTFIFGAVTLLVVIASYDYLEGSERMAEYYSLVVLAALGMSLMASANNLAMVFISLELASLPSYGLVAYLKRDQGSVEAGLKYFLIGALSSAIMVYGISLVYGATGTLHLAGIAEAIPSLGGLDGLLGLGLVMVLGGFLFKTASVPFHFWAPEAYEGAPAPISAFISSASKAAGFAVAFRVLVWGFPLDAVAETVPWAWVLVILAIVTMTLGNFAAATQERVKRMLAYSSIGHAGYVLIGLAALAGPGDLATDSLVLGAAMMHLLVYGFMNTGAFLFVALAEHWDVGRTFEDYNGLARKAPYVSVAMTIFMFSLAGLPVGGGFLSKYVLFAGAVQAGFWWLAGIAAINSAISLFYYSRVVKALWIEDPADSLSIGETPTGMYAAVIGAAAVTVVLLFAFDPVAETAISAASLLLEGGV; encoded by the coding sequence ATGGTCGAACTGCCCTATCTGACGCCGCAGTATCTGTTCGCGATCACGGCCATGGCGCTGCTGATCGCCGATACGATCTACCCCAAATCGCGTCGGCCCGACCTGCTGGCGGCGATCGCCGGTATCGGCCCGGCGCTGGTCGCATTGAGCAGTGCCTGGTTCCTCGCAGCCGGGACGGGTCAGGCAGCGACGGTCCCGGCCCTGTTCGAGGGCATGGTCGTGGTCGACGGGATGAGCCTGTTCTTCACGTTCATCTTCGGGGCCGTAACCCTGCTCGTGGTGATCGCGAGTTACGATTACCTCGAGGGGTCCGAACGGATGGCGGAGTACTACTCGCTCGTCGTCCTGGCGGCCCTCGGGATGAGCTTGATGGCCAGCGCGAACAACCTCGCGATGGTCTTCATCAGCCTCGAACTGGCCTCCCTGCCCTCCTACGGGCTGGTGGCCTACCTCAAGCGTGACCAGGGAAGTGTCGAAGCCGGTCTGAAGTACTTCCTCATCGGCGCGCTGTCCTCGGCGATCATGGTCTACGGTATCAGCCTGGTCTACGGGGCGACCGGCACGCTGCATCTCGCCGGTATTGCCGAAGCCATTCCCTCGCTCGGTGGGCTTGACGGCCTGCTGGGTCTCGGACTGGTGATGGTGCTGGGCGGCTTCCTCTTCAAGACCGCCAGCGTGCCCTTCCACTTCTGGGCGCCCGAGGCATACGAGGGGGCACCGGCGCCGATTTCGGCGTTCATCTCCTCGGCCTCGAAGGCGGCCGGCTTCGCCGTTGCCTTCCGCGTGCTCGTGTGGGGCTTCCCACTCGACGCCGTCGCCGAGACGGTCCCATGGGCCTGGGTGCTCGTGATCCTCGCGATCGTCACGATGACTCTCGGGAACTTCGCCGCCGCGACCCAGGAGCGGGTCAAGCGGATGCTCGCGTACTCCTCGATCGGACACGCGGGCTATGTCCTCATCGGGCTGGCCGCCCTGGCCGGGCCCGGTGACCTGGCGACGGACTCCCTGGTGCTCGGGGCTGCGATGATGCACCTGCTGGTCTATGGCTTCATGAACACCGGGGCCTTCCTCTTCGTGGCCCTGGCCGAACACTGGGACGTCGGCCGGACCTTCGAGGACTACAACGGCCTCGCCCGGAAGGCGCCGTACGTGAGCGTCGCGATGACCATCTTCATGTTCAGCCTGGCCGGGCTCCCGGTCGGGGGCGGCTTCCTCTCGAAGTACGTCCTCTTTGCCGGGGCCGTCCAGGCCGGGTTCTGGTGGCTCGCCGGGATCGCCGCGATCAATAGTGCGATCTCGCTGTTCTACTACTCACGGGTCGTGAAGGCCCTCTGGATCGAGGACCCGGCCGACTCACTCTCCATCGGTGAGACGCCGACGGGGATGTACGCGGCTGTGATCGGTGCCGCTGCAGTGACCGTCGTGTTGCTGTTCGCCTTCGACCCCGTCGCCGAGACGGCCATCTCTGCGGCCTCGCTGCTGCTCGAAGGCGGCGTCTGA
- a CDS encoding D-glycerate dehydrogenase — MADKPTVYVTRRIPDAGIERLEENYDVHVWEEKTPPSKEHIIETLADLEAEGLLCLLSDDIDGEVMDASPNLEVISTFSVGYDHIDMDAAAERDIPVGHTPGVLSETTADFAWSLLMTTARRTVEGQDYVLDGEWETWGPTLLTGPDVHHATLGVIGMGNIGTEVARRAAGFDMDVLYSDVEPNEDAEAELAEVGVDAQFVDQDELLAQSDFVSLHVPLMDATHHLIGESEFQQMKEEAILINTSRGPVVDPDALYTALEKDWITRAGLDVTEPEPLPADHELTDHIPEKLVVTPHIASASIQTRNKMARMAADNLAAGLEGNPLPNSAHQD; from the coding sequence ATGGCAGACAAACCGACTGTATACGTCACGCGTCGAATCCCCGACGCCGGTATCGAACGCCTCGAAGAAAATTATGACGTCCACGTCTGGGAGGAGAAGACACCACCCTCCAAAGAACACATCATCGAGACCCTGGCAGACCTCGAAGCGGAGGGACTGCTCTGTCTGCTCTCCGATGACATCGACGGTGAGGTGATGGACGCCTCGCCGAACCTCGAAGTCATTTCCACGTTCTCGGTCGGCTATGACCACATCGACATGGACGCGGCGGCCGAACGGGACATCCCCGTCGGACACACGCCGGGTGTCCTCTCGGAGACGACCGCCGACTTCGCCTGGTCGCTTCTGATGACCACCGCCCGCCGGACCGTCGAGGGTCAGGACTACGTCCTCGATGGCGAGTGGGAGACCTGGGGTCCGACCCTGCTGACCGGGCCGGACGTTCACCACGCGACTCTCGGTGTGATCGGGATGGGCAACATCGGAACGGAGGTCGCCCGCCGGGCGGCCGGCTTCGACATGGACGTGCTTTACTCCGACGTCGAGCCCAACGAGGACGCCGAGGCCGAACTCGCCGAAGTCGGCGTCGACGCCCAGTTCGTCGACCAGGACGAACTGCTGGCTCAGAGTGACTTCGTCTCGCTACATGTCCCGCTGATGGACGCGACCCACCACCTCATCGGCGAGTCGGAGTTCCAGCAGATGAAGGAGGAAGCCATCCTGATCAACACCAGCCGCGGCCCGGTCGTGGACCCCGACGCGCTGTACACGGCCCTGGAAAAGGACTGGATCACCCGTGCCGGGCTTGACGTGACCGAACCCGAGCCGCTGCCGGCGGATCACGAACTGACCGACCACATCCCCGAAAAGCTGGTCGTGACCCCGCACATTGCGAGCGCGAGCATCCAGACCCGGAACAAGATGGCCCGGATGGCCGCGGACAACCTTGCCGCCGGGCTCGAGGGCAATCCGCTGCCGAACTCCGCCCACCAGGACTGA
- a CDS encoding DHH family phosphoesterase: MVDRLVLGCGELCRGIITEIRDWQGDLMVIDPDERAVDHLRDVSVNAEVGDITDPDAIGERGIDPDVIVVLTEYRPRATAAAHAAREAYPGAQLLSLPGETGDYTQIPAVVDGVISPGGLLLDELDERYFAAEPDRLAALRDTLRVMDGTLTICTHDNPDPDALGAALALRAIAERFSVPAKICYFGDITHQENRAFVNLLDVDLEALADPAEFEADHLALVDHSRPGVNDQLAPDTPVDIVIDHHPPTELPEASFVDVRSDVGATSTLLVDYLRGYDIDVETEVATGLLYGIRVDTRDFGRETTERDFEAAAWLLPRADLDALVRIESPSLSPTTLETIGEAIRKRHVADGVLTTCVGMIQSRDSLAQAADRLLGLEDVTVTVVYGYTDDTVHLSGRARGGTADLGQVFRQAFDDLGSAGGHESMAGAQLSLGIFQALGDERVQTQLTEIVEEQIEGRLRAALKDLDANVA, encoded by the coding sequence ATGGTCGACCGGCTCGTGCTGGGTTGTGGGGAACTCTGCCGCGGCATCATTACTGAGATCCGCGATTGGCAGGGCGATCTGATGGTGATCGACCCGGACGAGCGGGCAGTCGATCATCTCCGGGACGTGTCGGTCAACGCGGAGGTTGGTGACATTACCGATCCGGACGCGATCGGCGAACGTGGCATCGACCCGGACGTGATCGTCGTGTTGACCGAGTATCGACCACGGGCGACCGCGGCTGCCCACGCAGCCCGCGAGGCCTATCCCGGGGCCCAACTGCTCTCCTTGCCGGGCGAAACGGGCGACTATACACAGATTCCGGCGGTGGTCGACGGCGTGATCTCACCGGGTGGGCTGCTGCTCGACGAACTCGACGAACGGTACTTTGCGGCCGAGCCGGATCGATTGGCGGCGCTTCGGGATACGTTGCGGGTGATGGACGGGACACTCACCATCTGCACACACGACAATCCGGACCCGGATGCGCTGGGCGCTGCGCTGGCGCTTCGGGCGATCGCGGAGCGCTTTTCGGTGCCAGCCAAGATTTGCTATTTCGGGGATATCACTCACCAGGAGAACCGAGCCTTCGTTAATCTGCTCGACGTGGATCTGGAGGCGCTGGCGGACCCAGCGGAGTTCGAGGCGGATCACCTCGCCCTGGTCGATCACAGCCGTCCGGGGGTAAACGACCAGCTCGCGCCCGATACACCCGTCGACATCGTGATCGATCATCACCCGCCGACGGAACTCCCGGAGGCGTCCTTCGTGGACGTCCGCTCGGATGTCGGGGCCACCAGTACGCTGCTCGTCGATTACCTCCGTGGGTACGACATCGACGTCGAGACCGAGGTGGCCACTGGACTCCTCTACGGGATCCGTGTCGACACGCGGGATTTCGGGCGTGAGACCACCGAACGGGACTTCGAGGCGGCCGCCTGGCTGCTCCCTCGGGCCGATCTCGACGCGCTGGTTCGAATCGAAAGTCCCTCACTGAGTCCAACCACCCTCGAGACGATCGGCGAGGCGATTCGGAAACGGCACGTGGCAGATGGGGTGCTCACGACCTGTGTGGGGATGATCCAGTCGCGTGACTCGCTGGCCCAGGCGGCGGATCGACTCCTGGGATTAGAGGATGTCACAGTGACGGTGGTCTACGGCTACACTGACGATACAGTACACCTTTCCGGGCGAGCGCGAGGTGGGACGGCCGACCTCGGACAGGTGTTTCGCCAGGCGTTTGACGACCTCGGGAGCGCTGGGGGCCACGAGTCGATGGCGGGCGCACAGCTCTCACTCGGGATTTTCCAGGCCCTCGGGGACGAACGCGTGCAAACCCAGCTCACCGAGATCGTCGAGGAGCAGATCGAGGGCCGTCTTCGGGCCGCCCTGAAGGATCTGGACGCAAACGTTGCCTGA
- a CDS encoding aldolase, whose product MRSLEGSPIARDGKLLVLAYDHGLEHGPTDFDPVPETMDPETVFDLATHDAVTGFAVQKGVAEAYYPSYEDSVNLVAKLNGTSNLWMGEYDSAVNWSVEYANELGADAIGFTLYGGSNHEVEMAEEFAQAQEAAREHDLPAIMWSYPRGQGVKNDTKDEIIAYAARQALELGADVAKVKYPGSPKAMEWVTESAGPVKVIMSGGSKTSDREFLESVQNVLDAGGDGLAVGRNVWQRENAEAMLDALEALIFEESGVDAALDRM is encoded by the coding sequence ATGCGATCACTCGAAGGTTCCCCGATCGCGAGGGACGGCAAACTGCTGGTCCTCGCCTACGATCACGGACTGGAGCACGGGCCGACTGACTTCGATCCGGTGCCGGAGACGATGGACCCGGAGACGGTCTTCGATCTCGCGACCCACGACGCGGTCACCGGCTTCGCCGTCCAGAAGGGCGTCGCCGAGGCCTACTATCCCTCTTATGAGGACAGCGTGAACCTCGTCGCGAAGCTCAACGGCACGTCGAACCTCTGGATGGGCGAGTACGACAGTGCCGTCAACTGGTCGGTCGAGTACGCGAACGAGCTGGGGGCCGACGCGATCGGCTTCACGCTCTATGGCGGCTCGAATCACGAGGTCGAGATGGCCGAGGAGTTCGCGCAGGCTCAGGAGGCCGCCCGCGAGCACGACCTGCCAGCCATCATGTGGTCCTATCCGCGTGGCCAGGGTGTGAAAAACGACACCAAAGACGAGATCATCGCCTACGCGGCCCGCCAGGCCCTGGAACTCGGGGCCGACGTGGCCAAGGTCAAATACCCCGGGAGTCCGAAGGCCATGGAGTGGGTCACTGAGTCGGCCGGGCCGGTCAAGGTGATTATGAGCGGTGGGTCGAAAACCTCCGACCGCGAGTTCCTCGAATCCGTTCAGAACGTGCTCGACGCTGGCGGCGACGGCCTGGCCGTGGGCCGGAACGTCTGGCAGCGCGAGAACGCCGAGGCGATGCTCGACGCCCTCGAAGCCCTCATCTTCGAGGAGTCCGGGGTCGATGCCGCACTCGATCGGATGTAG
- a CDS encoding helix-hairpin-helix domain-containing protein yields the protein MPEELTALTHVGPATAAVLEAADIEPGDISNRQVSHAQLIDVGVNPGVAARIRREHSLPWSFDGSGDDLDRRAEQVRGLQDGEREWVAASANGWDTTKRGEEVKTTTEDDSGWERRPWPTEPDPETEFEAEAEWRERSRPTPLSELPELDESATATLAEAGITSVSRLASCHPERVADSLGIAAETVRSWRAAARDHSPDGFS from the coding sequence GTGCCCGAGGAACTGACCGCGCTGACCCACGTCGGGCCAGCGACTGCGGCCGTCCTCGAAGCCGCCGACATCGAGCCAGGGGACATCAGTAACCGTCAGGTCTCTCACGCGCAGCTGATCGACGTCGGGGTCAATCCGGGCGTCGCCGCCCGAATCCGTCGGGAACATTCCTTGCCGTGGTCCTTCGACGGCAGTGGGGACGACCTGGATCGCCGCGCCGAGCAGGTCCGTGGGCTCCAGGACGGGGAGCGCGAGTGGGTCGCCGCGAGCGCGAACGGCTGGGACACGACCAAGCGCGGTGAGGAGGTCAAGACGACCACGGAAGACGATTCGGGCTGGGAGCGCCGCCCCTGGCCCACCGAACCGGACCCGGAAACCGAGTTCGAGGCCGAAGCCGAGTGGCGCGAGCGAAGTCGGCCGACGCCGCTCTCGGAACTTCCCGAACTCGACGAGTCGGCGACGGCCACTCTCGCGGAGGCTGGGATCACTTCGGTCTCCCGTCTCGCGAGTTGTCATCCCGAACGGGTCGCCGACTCGCTGGGTATTGCAGCCGAGACCGTCCGGTCGTGGCGGGCGGCGGCCCGAGACCACAGTCCAGACGGGTTCAGTTAG
- a CDS encoding pyridoxal phosphate-dependent aminotransferase, producing the protein MEFAERVHAVEPAAPFVISNLVSELEEQEDADIVDLSVGQPDVETPQHVIDATKDALDAGHTTYTPSNGLLSLRESIAGYLQDRFDLDYGPENIIATPGGKHALYETLQAIVDPGDEVIVIDPVWSSYEPMVKLAGGEAVHVGTAPYDFQLEPALDDLEAAVSDDTALIMLNSPNNPSGMVFSEAAFEGVRDIAVEYDLPVLSDEIYAELLYGDNEQRSLATYDGMMERTITINGFSKTFSMTGYRLGFMAAPTDHTTQAGKVHSHSVSCASNFVQRAGIEALENTDIDAFTGDMMETFEARRDLLVDLLEERDINVMVPEGAFYVMFEIDSDDDMEYCKDAVREAGVGLVPGQAFNTPGYVRASLVETESRIQEGIDRLEDAGFL; encoded by the coding sequence ATGGAGTTCGCCGAGCGCGTCCACGCTGTCGAACCGGCGGCCCCCTTCGTCATTTCGAATCTCGTCTCCGAGCTCGAGGAACAGGAAGACGCCGACATCGTCGATCTGAGTGTCGGCCAACCAGACGTCGAGACGCCCCAGCACGTCATCGACGCGACCAAGGATGCTCTCGACGCCGGACACACGACCTACACACCCTCCAACGGCCTGCTCTCCCTGCGCGAGTCGATCGCAGGCTACCTCCAGGATCGGTTCGATCTGGATTACGGGCCCGAGAACATCATCGCGACCCCGGGTGGCAAGCACGCCCTCTACGAGACCCTGCAGGCCATCGTCGACCCCGGCGACGAGGTCATCGTCATCGACCCGGTCTGGTCCTCCTACGAGCCGATGGTCAAGCTGGCCGGTGGCGAGGCCGTCCACGTCGGGACCGCGCCGTATGACTTCCAGCTCGAGCCGGCACTCGACGATCTGGAGGCCGCTGTCAGCGACGACACGGCTCTCATCATGCTCAACTCGCCGAACAACCCCAGCGGGATGGTGTTCTCCGAGGCCGCCTTCGAGGGCGTCCGTGACATCGCGGTGGAGTATGACCTCCCGGTACTCTCCGATGAGATCTACGCCGAGTTGCTCTACGGTGACAACGAGCAGCGCAGCCTCGCGACCTACGACGGCATGATGGAGCGGACGATCACCATCAACGGGTTCTCCAAGACCTTCTCGATGACCGGTTACCGGCTGGGCTTCATGGCCGCGCCGACCGATCACACCACCCAGGCCGGCAAGGTTCACTCCCACTCGGTCTCCTGTGCCTCGAACTTCGTCCAGCGCGCGGGCATCGAGGCTCTGGAGAACACCGACATCGACGCTTTCACGGGCGACATGATGGAGACCTTCGAGGCCCGTCGGGATCTCCTGGTCGACCTGCTGGAGGAGCGGGACATCAACGTCATGGTCCCGGAAGGAGCCTTCTACGTGATGTTCGAGATCGACTCCGATGACGACATGGAGTATTGCAAGGACGCCGTCCGCGAGGCGGGTGTCGGCCTCGTGCCCGGTCAGGCCTTCAACACGCCGGGCTATGTCCGTGCGTCACTCGTCGAGACCGAGTCCCGCATCCAGGAAGGGATCGACCGGCTCGAGGACGCCGGCTTCCTGTAG
- a CDS encoding thiolase domain-containing protein — protein MTRVRVAGGGLTHFGVHPERTSRALFGEAGEAALEDAGVDREDVESVFFGNFMGELAEHQGHMGPLAAEALGIDAPSTRYESACASSGVAVRQAVQNVRNGEADVVLVGGAERMNNLPTAETTDALAIAADDLYEVRAGMTFPGAYALMEDAYFEEHGGTREDLAHIAVKNHQNALGNEYAQFQKEIDVETAMEAPPVAEPIHLYDACPITDGAAAMVLVSDSYAEEHDLDAPVAITGTGQGSDRLALQDREELTRTPAAEDAGAEAFADAGIDPDDVDLAEVHDCFTIAEALAIEALGFFEPGEGIAAARRGETTATGDLPVNLSGGLKAKGHPVGATGASQVVEMAKLLAGTHHNSDAVADATVGVTHNAGGTVASTAVHVLEVVE, from the coding sequence ATGACGCGGGTACGAGTCGCTGGGGGTGGATTGACCCACTTCGGCGTCCATCCGGAGCGAACGAGTCGAGCGCTCTTCGGGGAAGCAGGCGAGGCGGCCCTGGAGGACGCCGGAGTCGACCGCGAAGACGTAGAATCGGTGTTCTTCGGGAACTTCATGGGCGAACTCGCCGAGCACCAGGGCCACATGGGCCCGCTCGCCGCCGAGGCCCTGGGCATCGACGCCCCCTCGACCCGATACGAGAGTGCGTGTGCCTCAAGCGGCGTGGCTGTCAGACAGGCCGTGCAGAACGTCCGCAACGGCGAGGCTGACGTGGTGCTCGTCGGCGGGGCCGAGCGGATGAACAACCTGCCCACGGCGGAGACGACCGACGCGCTGGCGATCGCCGCCGACGACCTCTACGAGGTGCGAGCGGGGATGACCTTCCCGGGCGCGTACGCGCTCATGGAGGACGCCTACTTCGAGGAACACGGCGGCACACGGGAGGATCTGGCCCACATCGCCGTGAAGAACCACCAGAACGCACTCGGGAACGAGTACGCCCAGTTCCAGAAGGAGATCGACGTCGAGACGGCGATGGAGGCCCCGCCGGTCGCGGAGCCCATCCACCTTTACGACGCCTGCCCGATCACCGACGGCGCGGCCGCGATGGTCCTGGTCAGTGACTCCTATGCGGAGGAACACGACCTCGATGCCCCGGTCGCGATCACGGGGACCGGACAGGGCAGCGATCGACTCGCGTTGCAGGACCGCGAAGAACTGACCCGCACGCCCGCCGCCGAGGATGCGGGTGCGGAGGCCTTCGCGGACGCGGGAATCGATCCCGACGACGTGGACCTCGCGGAAGTCCATGACTGTTTCACCATCGCCGAGGCGCTGGCCATCGAGGCGCTGGGCTTTTTCGAACCCGGCGAGGGGATCGCCGCCGCCCGTCGCGGCGAGACGACGGCCACGGGTGACCTCCCGGTCAACCTCTCGGGCGGTCTGAAGGCGAAGGGGCATCCGGTTGGGGCGACCGGCGCGAGCCAGGTCGTCGAGATGGCAAAGCTCCTGGCGGGCACGCATCACAATTCCGACGCCGTGGCCGACGCCACGGTCGGGGTGACACACAACGCCGGGGGCACGGTCGCCAGTACCGCCGTTCACGTCCTGGAGGTGGTCGAATGA
- a CDS encoding CBS domain-containing protein — translation MDSPFETDLESSSDRPRVEEYMTQDVATVSADETVGAVAKRIIESEDHNGFPVTDGRRVEGFVSARDLLLVDPDTPLFRVMSEELIVAHPEMKVTDAARVILRSGIQKLPVVDDAGNLVGIISNADVIRSQIERATPEKVGKLKRTLETIHDIEADEERRTISLGDLTPTQSTVYADELEGREYELERGLAEPLVVIDNGGDLLLADGHHRVMAARRAGIEEMDAYVIVLPGRIDLGMARTARKEGLESLADVEIVDYARHPLVEATERLTDE, via the coding sequence ATGGACTCGCCGTTTGAAACCGACCTCGAGAGTAGCTCCGATCGCCCTCGGGTCGAGGAGTACATGACCCAGGACGTGGCCACAGTTTCGGCCGACGAGACTGTCGGGGCCGTCGCCAAGCGGATTATCGAAAGCGAGGATCATAACGGCTTCCCGGTGACCGACGGTCGGCGGGTCGAGGGATTTGTTTCGGCCCGCGATCTTCTACTGGTGGATCCGGACACGCCACTCTTCCGAGTGATGAGCGAGGAGCTCATCGTCGCCCATCCGGAGATGAAAGTCACAGACGCCGCCAGAGTTATCCTCCGGTCGGGCATCCAGAAACTCCCCGTGGTCGACGACGCCGGGAACCTGGTCGGAATTATCTCGAACGCCGACGTGATCCGCAGCCAGATCGAACGGGCGACCCCCGAGAAGGTCGGCAAACTCAAGCGGACCCTGGAGACAATCCACGACATCGAGGCCGACGAGGAGCGCCGCACGATATCGCTTGGGGATCTCACGCCGACACAGAGCACTGTGTATGCGGACGAACTCGAAGGCCGCGAGTACGAACTCGAACGTGGTCTCGCCGAACCCCTGGTCGTCATCGACAACGGCGGTGACCTGCTCCTGGCCGACGGACACCACCGGGTCATGGCGGCTCGCCGGGCCGGAATCGAGGAGATGGACGCCTACGTCATCGTGCTTCCGGGCCGGATCGATCTCGGGATGGCCCGGACCGCCCGCAAAGAGGGACTGGAATCGCTGGCTGACGTGGAGATCGTCGATTACGCCCGACACCCGCTCGTCGAAGCGACCGAACGGCTGACAGACGAGTGA
- a CDS encoding NuoM family protein — protein sequence MMIEALILVTVASAVAVMFADDERAGRLAFGLSLLPLVGSLLMFLGFDGSGNALLGGEIAYETQLSWITLGDLEVGYHVGVDGIALSLVVLTTVLMSLALLSAWTPIDERQSQFYGLMLFMEASLLGVFTALDFLAWFVAWEFVLVPMYFLIGIWGGPRRKYAAIKFFVYTNVASLVMFIGFVALVFGLPVNTFDLPTIAQSLQAGELGSLAGIAPETLKAVAFVAIFAGFAVKVPMVPFHTWLPDAHVEAPTPVSVILAGVLLKMGTYAMLRFNFTMLSDQAQAFAVPIAIFAVVSVIYGAMLALGQQDLKRIVAYSSVSSMGYVLLGLVAYNLYGLGGATFQMVAHGLISGLMFMSVGVVYNVAHTRMVGDLSGIADRMPLTATVFTAAAFGYMGLPLMAGFAGELYIFLGGMQSTALPYAPIFTALAMFGIVIVAGYLLFAMQRVLFGPFEADTDHEIVPAPVTDRIAIVALVLLVILLGTAPDLIYGMIQDAVQPILTIGGGL from the coding sequence ATGATGATCGAGGCACTCATTCTCGTGACGGTGGCAAGCGCCGTCGCGGTCATGTTCGCGGACGACGAGCGAGCCGGTCGCCTCGCCTTCGGGCTGAGTCTGCTGCCCCTCGTTGGGTCGCTTCTGATGTTCCTGGGCTTCGATGGCTCCGGGAACGCACTGCTCGGCGGCGAGATCGCCTACGAAACACAACTGAGCTGGATCACGCTCGGGGACCTGGAAGTCGGCTACCACGTCGGTGTCGACGGGATCGCGCTCTCCCTCGTGGTCCTCACCACGGTGCTGATGAGCCTGGCGCTGCTCTCGGCCTGGACGCCGATCGACGAGCGCCAGTCCCAGTTCTACGGCCTGATGCTGTTCATGGAGGCCAGCCTCCTCGGTGTCTTCACGGCACTCGACTTCCTGGCCTGGTTCGTCGCCTGGGAGTTCGTCCTCGTGCCGATGTACTTCCTCATCGGCATCTGGGGTGGCCCGCGTCGCAAGTACGCGGCGATCAAGTTCTTCGTCTACACCAACGTGGCCAGCCTGGTGATGTTCATCGGCTTTGTCGCGCTGGTCTTTGGCCTGCCGGTCAACACGTTCGACCTGCCGACGATCGCCCAGTCCCTGCAGGCTGGCGAACTCGGCTCGCTGGCTGGCATCGCGCCCGAGACGCTCAAGGCCGTGGCATTCGTCGCGATCTTCGCCGGCTTCGCCGTGAAGGTCCCGATGGTCCCGTTCCACACCTGGCTTCCGGACGCCCACGTCGAGGCCCCCACGCCGGTGTCGGTCATCCTGGCGGGGGTCCTCCTGAAGATGGGGACCTACGCGATGCTTCGATTCAACTTCACGATGCTCTCCGACCAGGCTCAGGCGTTTGCGGTCCCGATCGCGATCTTCGCGGTCGTGAGCGTGATCTACGGGGCCATGCTCGCCTTGGGGCAGCAGGACCTCAAGCGGATCGTGGCGTACTCTTCGGTCTCCTCGATGGGCTATGTCCTTCTGGGACTGGTCGCGTACAACCTCTATGGCCTGGGTGGCGCGACCTTCCAGATGGTCGCCCACGGCCTCATCTCCGGACTGATGTTCATGTCCGTCGGTGTGGTCTACAACGTCGCCCACACGCGTATGGTGGGTGACCTCTCCGGGATCGCCGATCGGATGCCGCTGACGGCCACGGTCTTCACGGCCGCGGCCTTCGGGTACATGGGCCTGCCGCTGATGGCTGGCTTCGCCGGGGAGCTTTACATCTTCCTGGGCGGCATGCAGTCGACGGCGCTGCCCTACGCGCCGATCTTCACCGCGCTCGCGATGTTCGGCATCGTGATCGTGGCCGGCTACCTGCTCTTCGCGATGCAGCGGGTCCTCTTCGGGCCCTTCGAGGCGGACACCGACCACGAGATCGTTCCGGCACCGGTCACCGACCGGATCGCCATCGTGGCACTGGTCCTCCTCGTGATCCTGCTCGGGACCGCGCCCGACCTGATCTACGGGATGATCCAGGACGCGGTGCAACCGATCCTCACAATCGGAGGTGGACTGTAG